The proteins below are encoded in one region of Campylobacter rectus:
- a CDS encoding peptidoglycan D,D-transpeptidase FtsI family protein has translation MNQRKSKTITLFSFILVFIFVFLVVIFYRANIERSLPKLETSEINTALRGNIITKDGFSITGSQKLYKVMVDTRNIDPDKKDLFIKLYCIYSGDDIKRVTKIINGQKGAVTLSYKIDAKGAAYLQELSKKLYKKKIFISYEDPSTGAAILRNMSIIESGENRQYVAADALTPMIGYVKKVEKDGITKTEGVKGVEKAYEYYISSIQDAKLLGPKDIGNNIILTSDSNLASRVDGYDVILNTSLKFQTKLEQIIDEKREFLNAKEIIVGVMDSKTGDMLALASTSRYSPSNIRKQDYKSLNSSATEYAYEVGSVFKPFIFAILLANDKINPLEHINTYNGVYKLGKRTIRDTHPEPFLVAEDIIVHSSNIGMIQIVQRLDGPQIYSGLLNFGFTQKTGIDMPYEQTGSMPPVAKLNSQIYKATISYGYGLQATFIQLLKAYNVFNNKGVMVTPKVVDSLYKDGKFFVVNDPKPVVVLNQDAAERMKRILVKTVEIGTGKRTKIEGLEIGGKTGTAHIATTGGYGNTYNGSFFGFANDSQGNGYTIGVLTREPKKPYYYFGAQSALPTFKAAVKLMIEEGFLKPDENLTAPEQSAAIQTENLDKKAASSTAKKKK, from the coding sequence TTGAACCAACGAAAATCAAAAACGATTACATTATTTTCTTTTATATTGGTCTTTATTTTCGTATTTTTAGTGGTCATTTTCTACCGCGCAAATATCGAAAGATCGCTGCCAAAGCTCGAAACTAGCGAAATAAACACTGCCCTGCGCGGCAACATCATCACAAAGGACGGCTTTAGCATAACCGGCAGCCAAAAGCTCTACAAAGTGATGGTAGACACCAGAAATATTGATCCCGATAAAAAAGACCTATTTATCAAGCTTTACTGCATATATAGCGGCGACGATATCAAGCGCGTAACTAAAATCATCAACGGACAAAAAGGCGCCGTAACGCTCTCCTACAAGATCGACGCCAAAGGCGCGGCATACCTGCAAGAGTTATCAAAAAAGCTATATAAAAAGAAAATTTTTATCTCATACGAAGACCCGAGCACCGGAGCTGCGATACTGCGTAATATGAGTATAATAGAAAGCGGCGAAAACAGGCAGTATGTAGCCGCCGACGCTCTCACGCCAATGATAGGCTACGTAAAAAAGGTCGAAAAAGACGGTATCACTAAAACAGAAGGAGTAAAGGGTGTAGAAAAAGCCTACGAATACTACATCTCCTCGATCCAAGACGCCAAACTGCTAGGCCCGAAAGATATCGGAAACAATATAATTTTAACCAGCGATTCAAATTTGGCTAGTCGCGTAGACGGATATGATGTCATCCTAAATACCTCGCTCAAATTTCAAACCAAACTCGAGCAAATCATTGATGAAAAGAGGGAATTTCTAAACGCAAAAGAGATAATAGTAGGCGTCATGGACTCAAAAACCGGCGATATGCTAGCGCTTGCCAGTACCTCTCGCTACAGCCCGTCAAACATCAGAAAGCAAGACTATAAGTCGCTAAATTCCTCAGCCACCGAGTACGCATACGAAGTCGGCTCGGTTTTTAAGCCGTTTATCTTCGCTATCTTACTAGCAAACGACAAAATCAACCCGCTCGAGCACATAAACACCTACAACGGCGTATACAAGCTAGGCAAACGAACGATCCGCGACACGCACCCGGAGCCTTTTCTCGTCGCAGAGGACATCATAGTGCATAGCTCAAATATCGGTATGATACAAATAGTCCAGCGCCTAGACGGTCCCCAAATTTACTCGGGGCTGTTAAATTTCGGCTTCACGCAAAAAACCGGTATAGATATGCCATACGAACAGACGGGAAGTATGCCGCCCGTAGCCAAGCTAAATTCTCAAATTTATAAAGCTACGATTAGCTACGGATACGGCTTGCAAGCGACTTTTATCCAGCTTTTAAAGGCGTATAACGTATTTAACAACAAGGGCGTGATGGTGACGCCAAAGGTCGTAGACTCGCTCTATAAAGACGGTAAATTTTTCGTAGTAAATGATCCCAAGCCGGTCGTTGTGCTAAACCAAGATGCCGCCGAAAGAATGAAACGCATCCTGGTAAAAACCGTAGAAATCGGCACGGGTAAAAGAACGAAGATAGAGGGGCTGGAGATCGGCGGTAAAACCGGCACAGCGCATATCGCTACGACGGGCGGCTACGGCAATACTTACAACGGCTCGTTTTTCGGCTTTGCCAACGATTCTCAAGGCAACGGCTACACGATCGGCGTTTTAACCAGAGAACCTAAAAAGCCCTATTATTATTTCGGCGCCCAAAGCGCCCTACCTACTTTTAAAGCAGCGGTGAAGCTGATGATAGAAGAAGGATTTTTAAAACCGGATGAAAATTTGACCGCTCCGGAGCAATCCGCAGCGATTCAGACAGAAAATTTAGACAAAAAAGCCGCAAGCTCTACTGCCAAAAAGAAAAAATAA
- the fliE gene encoding flagellar hook-basal body complex protein FliE, producing the protein MTNIDKIGSVASPFEKKEAKTLQNQKGELNFGDVLSSSLKELNEIQINADKAIADLATGEVKDLHQAAIAIGKADTSMKLMLEIRNKALSAYKEISRTQI; encoded by the coding sequence ATGACAAATATAGATAAAATCGGCTCGGTTGCTTCGCCGTTTGAAAAAAAAGAAGCAAAGACTCTGCAAAATCAAAAAGGCGAGTTAAATTTCGGCGATGTACTGAGTAGCTCGCTAAAAGAGCTAAACGAGATACAAATCAACGCTGACAAGGCTATCGCCGACCTAGCCACGGGCGAGGTAAAAGACCTGCATCAAGCCGCTATCGCCATCGGCAAGGCAGATACGTCGATGAAACTGATGCTAGAAATCCGCAACAAGGCCCTAAGCGCATACAAAGAAATCTCAAGAACGCAAATTTAA
- the flgC gene encoding flagellar basal body rod protein FlgC: protein MSNYLSDFDISGYGLSAQRFRMNVISSNIANANTVRTAEGGPYRRREVIFKAVDFDSVLNDEVAKKHNLLEYENPLDDKSYTKDAKPAIMSVVVDKIVRDDKDFKLKYDPSHPDADARGYVAYPNINPVIEMADLIEATRAYQANVSAFQSAKTIAQSALELLQG from the coding sequence ATGAGTAATTATTTAAGCGACTTTGATATCAGCGGATACGGACTAAGCGCCCAACGCTTTAGAATGAACGTCATTAGCTCCAACATCGCCAACGCAAACACCGTGCGAACGGCGGAAGGCGGCCCGTATAGACGCCGCGAGGTGATATTTAAGGCGGTTGATTTTGATAGCGTACTAAACGACGAAGTGGCGAAAAAACATAACTTGCTCGAATATGAAAATCCGTTAGACGATAAATCCTATACAAAAGACGCAAAACCTGCTATAATGAGCGTCGTAGTTGATAAGATAGTGCGCGACGACAAGGACTTTAAGCTAAAATACGATCCGTCCCACCCGGACGCCGACGCGAGGGGCTACGTAGCGTATCCGAATATCAATCCCGTCATCGAAATGGCGGACTTGATCGAGGCCACGCGCGCCTATCAGGCAAACGTTTCGGCATTTCAGTCGGCTAAAACGATCGCTCAAAGCGCGCTAGAATTATTACAAGGTTAA
- the flgB gene encoding flagellar basal body rod protein FlgB, whose amino-acid sequence MFAGIQTSKSKPLVESALASRNLRQQMISSNIANIDTPFYKARDIAFEAALSQTAQEIYGRDENKILKLAQTDDAHFPRVDFPASNAATIFLRDGHMARNDANTVDLDVETTELSKNAIMVTALDRAMRQSGQIFKSVIDASSKI is encoded by the coding sequence ATGTTCGCAGGCATCCAAACCTCAAAATCAAAACCGCTCGTAGAAAGCGCGCTGGCAAGCAGAAATTTACGCCAGCAGATGATTTCCAGCAACATAGCAAACATCGACACGCCTTTTTACAAAGCCCGCGACATCGCGTTTGAAGCAGCCCTGTCGCAAACGGCGCAAGAGATCTACGGCAGAGACGAAAATAAAATTTTAAAACTCGCACAAACGGACGACGCGCACTTTCCTCGCGTGGATTTTCCGGCCTCAAACGCAGCGACGATATTTTTACGCGATGGGCACATGGCGCGAAACGACGCAAACACAGTCGATCTAGACGTCGAGACGACGGAGCTAAGCAAAAACGCGATAATGGTAACCGCACTCGACCGAGCTATGAGACAAAGCGGCCAGATATTTAAAAGCGTGATCGACGCTAGCAGCAAAATTTAA
- the aat gene encoding leucyl/phenylalanyl-tRNA--protein transferase: MEKIYNFPDPANAPANSPLAVGGDLSADALLQAYDKGIFPWFLPGEPIYWWSPDPRAVLIPSEVRVQKSIKSALKKFEVRFDYDFENFLKICKSEREKREPTWLSEDIVRAYVNLHRLGISHSVEVYKDGELAGGLYGQIFGKVFCGESMISLKTGASKVALISLCRVLKPFDFLIDCQVMNDHLKFMGAKAMKRSEFLAKFNELKKQPSGFSKFKNLL, translated from the coding sequence TTGGAAAAAATTTATAACTTCCCAGACCCCGCAAACGCCCCTGCAAACTCGCCTTTAGCCGTCGGCGGCGACTTGAGCGCCGATGCTCTTTTGCAAGCTTACGACAAAGGCATTTTCCCGTGGTTTTTACCAGGCGAGCCCATATACTGGTGGTCGCCCGATCCGCGCGCGGTGCTGATTCCAAGCGAAGTAAGGGTGCAAAAAAGCATAAAATCCGCTCTTAAAAAATTTGAAGTGCGGTTTGACTACGACTTTGAAAATTTTCTAAAAATCTGCAAAAGCGAGCGCGAAAAACGCGAGCCCACATGGCTAAGCGAAGATATCGTGCGCGCATACGTAAATTTGCACCGCCTGGGCATATCACACAGCGTGGAGGTATACAAAGACGGCGAGCTAGCGGGCGGGCTTTACGGGCAAATTTTCGGCAAGGTCTTTTGCGGCGAAAGTATGATCAGCCTAAAAACGGGCGCGTCAAAAGTCGCTCTCATCTCGCTTTGCCGAGTTTTAAAGCCGTTTGATTTTCTCATCGACTGCCAGGTCATGAACGATCATCTAAAATTTATGGGCGCAAAAGCGATGAAGAGAAGTGAGTTTTTAGCCAAATTTAACGAACTAAAAAAGCAGCCTAGCGGCTTTAGCAAATTTAAAAATTTACTCTAG
- a CDS encoding AAA family ATPase, which translates to MFDSDLSYLLEKAGEFAYTNFHEYLTSEHVLFVLINLNEESRDILKSAGLSDVEGLKNDLKNYLLQTNEQVARHKQPRMTLLLEQIFKELNAELKDKNIGIRDLLFKIAARGDTYGAKILEFYEVDPQKIKQGNKPHAEDKFQNLSKFSLNLTKLAAQGKIDPIIGRENELARLMQTLSRRKKNNPLLVGEAGVGKTAIVEGLALKIANGEAPEKLKGAQIFALDLGAMLAGTKYRGDFEKRLKDVMDEVAEQEDAIVFIDEIHTIVGAGATGGGGLDMSNLLKPALAGGSLRCIGATTYSEFRSSFEKEKALSRRFAKIDVVEPNADESIEILKGLRAKYESFHGVKFSDEILAKSVELAKKYLTDRFLPDSAIDLIDEVGAALALKGKNKIVKKADLSAVLSKSANIPDTNLTAGDTANLKNLAQKLKSEIFGQDEAVDTLVAAIKRSYAGLKQPNTPVGVFLFTGPSGVGKSELSAALARNLGVHFERFDMSEYMEKHSVSRLIGAPPGYVGFEEGGILTNAVKKHPYSVILFDEIEKADDDMINVFLQIFDNASLTDNTGAKSDFRNAVIIMSSNLGSKEAPTLGFSKDESGKSGSAVKGFFSPEFRNRIDKIVHFNDLGEDTLGLIAQKIINEINSSLVEKKVVIKASAEAKKYLWQKGYSKEFGARNLKRLVQDEISTKLSDEILFGALKNGGVANITLKNGELTFKFEALK; encoded by the coding sequence ATGTTTGACTCGGATTTAAGCTATCTTTTAGAAAAAGCGGGAGAGTTTGCTTACACGAATTTTCACGAATACCTAACCAGCGAGCACGTGCTTTTCGTGTTGATAAATTTAAACGAAGAGAGTCGAGACATCCTAAAAAGCGCGGGACTAAGCGACGTCGAAGGACTCAAAAACGACCTAAAAAACTACCTCTTGCAAACAAACGAGCAAGTCGCGCGCCACAAACAGCCGCGCATGACGCTACTTTTGGAGCAAATTTTTAAAGAATTAAACGCCGAGTTAAAGGACAAAAATATCGGTATCAGGGATTTGCTTTTTAAAATCGCAGCCAGAGGCGACACATACGGAGCTAAAATTTTAGAATTTTACGAAGTCGATCCGCAAAAAATCAAGCAGGGAAACAAGCCGCACGCAGAGGACAAATTTCAAAATTTATCCAAATTTTCGCTAAATTTAACCAAGCTCGCCGCCCAGGGCAAGATAGATCCCATCATCGGGCGCGAAAACGAACTGGCCCGCCTCATGCAAACGCTAAGCCGCCGCAAGAAAAACAATCCTTTGTTAGTAGGCGAAGCGGGTGTCGGAAAAACGGCGATCGTAGAAGGCCTAGCGCTAAAGATCGCAAACGGCGAAGCGCCCGAGAAACTAAAAGGCGCACAAATTTTCGCCCTTGATCTTGGCGCTATGCTTGCGGGCACGAAATACCGCGGCGACTTCGAAAAGCGCCTAAAAGACGTGATGGACGAGGTAGCAGAGCAAGAAGACGCGATAGTCTTTATCGACGAAATTCATACGATCGTGGGGGCGGGAGCTACCGGCGGAGGCGGACTTGATATGTCAAATTTACTTAAGCCCGCCCTTGCCGGCGGCTCGCTTCGTTGTATCGGAGCGACGACGTATTCGGAGTTTCGCAGCTCTTTTGAAAAAGAAAAGGCTCTGTCTCGACGCTTTGCCAAAATCGACGTCGTAGAGCCGAACGCGGACGAGAGCATCGAGATCCTAAAAGGGCTTCGCGCTAAATACGAGAGCTTTCACGGCGTCAAATTTAGCGACGAAATTTTAGCAAAAAGCGTGGAGCTGGCTAAAAAATATCTGACGGATAGATTTTTGCCCGACAGCGCCATCGATCTCATCGACGAGGTCGGAGCCGCGCTAGCCCTAAAAGGCAAAAACAAAATCGTCAAAAAAGCCGATCTAAGCGCGGTTTTGAGTAAGAGTGCAAACATCCCCGACACGAATTTGACTGCCGGCGATACGGCAAATTTGAAAAATCTAGCCCAAAAGCTAAAGTCCGAAATCTTCGGTCAAGACGAGGCGGTGGACACGCTAGTAGCGGCGATAAAGCGCTCGTATGCTGGACTAAAACAGCCGAATACGCCCGTAGGAGTGTTTTTATTTACGGGTCCAAGCGGCGTGGGTAAAAGCGAGCTAAGCGCGGCTCTGGCGCGAAATTTAGGCGTACATTTCGAGCGCTTTGATATGAGCGAATATATGGAAAAGCACAGCGTCTCGCGTCTCATCGGCGCGCCTCCGGGATATGTCGGGTTTGAAGAGGGCGGCATACTCACGAACGCCGTCAAAAAGCACCCTTATAGCGTGATTTTGTTTGACGAGATCGAAAAAGCCGACGATGATATGATAAACGTCTTTTTGCAGATTTTCGACAATGCCAGCCTCACGGATAACACGGGTGCAAAGAGTGATTTTCGCAACGCTGTCATCATTATGAGCTCAAATTTGGGCTCAAAAGAGGCTCCGACGCTGGGCTTTAGCAAGGATGAAAGCGGTAAATCGGGCTCGGCGGTAAAGGGGTTTTTCAGCCCCGAATTTCGCAACCGTATCGATAAAATAGTGCATTTTAACGACCTTGGCGAGGACACGCTGGGCCTCATCGCGCAAAAAATCATTAACGAGATAAACTCAAGCCTCGTCGAGAAAAAAGTCGTCATAAAAGCCTCCGCCGAAGCTAAAAAATACCTCTGGCAAAAGGGATATAGCAAGGAATTCGGTGCGCGAAATCTAAAACGCCTAGTGCAAGACGAGATCTCGACTAAGCTTAGCGACGAGATACTTTTCGGCGCGCTGAAAAACGGCGGCGTCGCAAATATCACGCTAAAAAACGGCGAGCTGACGTTTAAATTTGAAGCTCTAAAATAA
- a CDS encoding ATP-dependent Clp protease adaptor ClpS: MPVKRSTERERDVALKEKPEFPRKFKVVLLNDDVTSMDFVVSVLVEIFHHTTQSAVTVMLKIHNEGSGIAGVYAKEIAQTKQSDVLKAAAVAGYPLKAIIEEE, from the coding sequence ATGCCCGTTAAGCGAAGTACCGAGCGGGAGCGAGACGTCGCGCTAAAAGAAAAGCCCGAATTCCCACGCAAATTTAAGGTTGTTTTACTAAACGACGACGTTACGAGTATGGATTTCGTGGTGAGCGTGCTGGTTGAAATTTTTCACCACACTACGCAAAGCGCGGTAACCGTGATGCTAAAAATACACAACGAGGGCAGCGGGATCGCAGGCGTCTATGCCAAAGAGATTGCCCAAACCAAACAAAGCGACGTCCTAAAAGCCGCTGCGGTCGCGGGATATCCGCTAAAAGCGATCATAGAAGAAGAGTGA
- a CDS encoding thioredoxin domain-containing protein: protein MKKTMKAIFAALACVLFLAGCGEDESAKAPTKLEGYKTGEEIALKSIFGKDLTLKRVEGGFVIKGDEDKILMFDIFGTFCPPCQKEAPDLTKFQIDNLNDFTIVGLTHFENVTNEYVAENFAQKYDAFYFISNDIKTNDRLSAQILEDIKYERLESVPIKMVLKGGVYQELTDVDSGKFGVKYYLGGIRLDAMTKDYERIKNAR, encoded by the coding sequence ATGAAAAAAACCATGAAGGCAATTTTTGCGGCTTTGGCCTGCGTGCTGTTTTTAGCAGGCTGCGGCGAAGACGAGAGCGCGAAAGCTCCGACCAAGCTTGAGGGCTACAAAACGGGCGAGGAGATCGCGCTAAAGAGCATATTTGGCAAAGATCTCACGCTAAAGCGCGTCGAGGGGGGCTTTGTTATAAAGGGCGACGAGGATAAAATTTTGATGTTTGATATATTCGGCACGTTTTGTCCGCCGTGTCAAAAAGAAGCTCCCGATCTCACTAAATTTCAGATCGACAATCTAAACGACTTCACGATCGTGGGACTCACGCATTTTGAAAACGTCACGAACGAATACGTTGCTGAAAATTTCGCACAAAAATACGATGCGTTTTACTTCATCTCAAACGACATCAAAACCAACGACAGGCTCTCGGCGCAAATTTTAGAGGATATCAAATACGAACGGCTTGAGAGCGTGCCGATAAAAATGGTGCTAAAAGGCGGCGTCTATCAGGAGCTAACCGACGTCGATAGCGGAAAATTCGGCGTGAAATACTACCTGGGCGGTATCCGCTTAGACGCGATGACGAAGGATTACGAGAGAATAAAAAATGCCCGTTAA
- a CDS encoding tautomerase family protein: MPYVNIKITKEKEVVSAEQKRALIAGVTKLLGDTLKRDASRTVVVIEEVSTDDYGFGGESITELRSKQGK, from the coding sequence ATGCCCTACGTAAATATAAAAATCACAAAAGAAAAAGAGGTCGTAAGCGCCGAGCAAAAGCGCGCGCTCATAGCAGGCGTGACGAAACTGCTGGGCGATACGCTAAAGCGCGATGCGAGCAGAACTGTCGTCGTGATAGAGGAAGTTAGCACCGACGACTACGGCTTTGGCGGCGAAAGCATAACCGAACTAAGATCAAAACAAGGAAAATAA
- the smpB gene encoding SsrA-binding protein SmpB: MGKDLAKNKKALFDFSIIETFEAGIVLKGSEVKALRAGRANLKDSFARVIKGELFLLNAHISHLNTTHSAFRPDERAPRKLLMHRKQIDKIFGQVTQDGLTLVVLALYLNDKNIVKARLALAKGKNLHDKRETIKRKEADKEARAAMKKYA, encoded by the coding sequence ATGGGTAAGGATTTAGCCAAAAATAAAAAGGCGCTGTTTGACTTTAGCATCATCGAAACCTTTGAGGCGGGCATCGTGCTAAAGGGTAGCGAGGTAAAGGCTCTAAGGGCGGGCCGCGCAAATCTAAAAGATAGCTTCGCGCGCGTGATAAAGGGCGAGCTGTTTTTGCTAAACGCGCACATCAGTCACCTAAATACGACGCACTCGGCGTTTCGCCCGGACGAGCGGGCTCCGAGAAAACTGCTGATGCACCGCAAGCAGATAGATAAAATTTTCGGTCAAGTCACGCAAGATGGCCTCACGCTAGTCGTTTTAGCGCTCTATCTAAACGACAAAAACATCGTAAAGGCGCGCCTCGCGCTGGCAAAAGGTAAAAATCTGCACGATAAGCGCGAGACGATAAAACGCAAAGAAGCCGACAAAGAAGCGCGTGCGGCGATGAAAAAATACGCTTAA
- a CDS encoding 4-(cytidine 5'-diphospho)-2-C-methyl-D-erythritol kinase, translating to MKSYAKINSFLKIVGTRGNYHEIVSRFVLRREIYDEIFFEKSSGFALECDNENIENNIVLKAKFELEKAGFKNELDEFFTSHKIVIKKQIPLGAGLGGGSSNAATFLRMANEELNLKLTRENLMKIGANIGADVAFFASGFDAANVSGIGEIISEFNDEVPEVEILTPGVFCSTPAVYGEFRANFMDSIDVNLAAKMREMTTAQLLERYENRKLNDLFAPCFKIYPQIDKFKDFFLSGSGASVFFLK from the coding sequence ATGAAAAGCTACGCAAAAATCAACTCCTTTTTAAAGATCGTCGGCACTCGCGGCAACTACCACGAGATCGTCTCTCGCTTTGTTTTAAGGCGCGAGATTTACGACGAAATTTTCTTTGAAAAATCTAGCGGCTTTGCGCTCGAGTGCGATAACGAAAATATCGAAAATAATATCGTTTTAAAGGCTAAATTTGAGCTGGAAAAAGCGGGCTTTAAAAACGAGCTGGACGAGTTTTTCACCTCGCATAAAATCGTGATAAAAAAGCAAATCCCGCTGGGTGCGGGCCTTGGCGGAGGCAGCTCAAACGCGGCTACGTTTTTAAGGATGGCGAACGAGGAGTTAAATTTAAAACTAACACGCGAAAATTTGATGAAAATAGGCGCAAATATCGGAGCGGACGTGGCGTTTTTCGCTAGCGGATTTGACGCGGCAAACGTCAGCGGTATCGGCGAGATAATAAGCGAGTTTAACGACGAAGTGCCAGAGGTAGAAATTTTAACGCCCGGCGTCTTTTGTTCGACGCCAGCGGTTTACGGTGAATTTAGGGCAAATTTTATGGATAGCATCGACGTAAATTTGGCGGCAAAAATGCGCGAGATGACGACGGCGCAGCTACTGGAGCGATACGAAAATCGCAAGCTAAACGATCTTTTCGCGCCGTGTTTTAAAATTTATCCGCAGATAGATAAATTTAAAGATTTTTTCCTCAGCGGCAGCGGCGCTAGCGTGTTTTTCTTAAAATAA
- the csrA gene encoding carbon storage regulator CsrA: MLILARKEDESIMLGNDIKITVVGISKGGVKIGIDAPKNMMILRSELVEDVAAENKQALNGAGEASLKELSDKIVK; this comes from the coding sequence ATGCTAATACTCGCAAGAAAAGAAGACGAAAGCATAATGCTGGGAAACGATATCAAAATCACGGTCGTAGGTATCTCAAAAGGCGGCGTAAAAATCGGCATCGACGCGCCTAAAAATATGATGATCCTGCGCTCCGAGCTCGTCGAGGACGTGGCGGCGGAAAACAAACAGGCTCTAAACGGCGCGGGCGAAGCGAGCCTAAAAGAGCTGAGCGATAAAATCGTAAAATAA
- the truB gene encoding tRNA pseudouridine(55) synthase TruB, with product MNALFVVNKPAGISSNHFLGRLKRKYGVKKAGFSGTLDPFASGCLIVALGNHTRLFNYINKTPKIYEATMWLGATSASLDNENIEEITLCPQLNLADVKAALSELKGEIAYVPPKFSAKHVDGKRAYELARVGEEFELKSQTMSVFDVNLRAYMHPFLSFRISVSEGSYVRSYAQILAARLGARATLSALKRVSEGKFVYENERFLNPLDYISLPRNEYLRDPADVMLGKKLSVEKLKFGAEGLYLINFDEFFSIIEIKDETVTYKLNKVEKC from the coding sequence ATGAACGCGCTTTTTGTCGTGAACAAGCCCGCAGGTATCAGCTCAAATCATTTCCTTGGCCGGCTAAAGCGCAAATACGGCGTAAAAAAGGCAGGCTTTTCGGGCACGCTAGATCCGTTTGCCAGCGGCTGCCTCATCGTGGCTCTGGGCAATCACACGCGGCTTTTTAACTACATAAATAAAACGCCAAAAATCTACGAAGCGACGATGTGGCTAGGAGCTACAAGCGCTAGCCTAGATAACGAAAATATCGAGGAGATCACGCTTTGCCCGCAGTTAAATTTAGCGGACGTAAAAGCGGCGCTAAGCGAACTAAAAGGCGAGATAGCCTACGTACCGCCCAAATTTAGCGCCAAGCACGTAGACGGCAAGCGTGCCTATGAGCTAGCAAGAGTGGGCGAAGAGTTTGAGCTAAAAAGCCAAACAATGAGCGTTTTTGACGTAAATTTGAGGGCATATATGCATCCGTTTTTGAGCTTTCGCATTAGCGTTAGCGAAGGCTCGTACGTGCGCTCGTACGCTCAAATTTTAGCCGCAAGGCTTGGCGCGAGAGCCACTCTAAGCGCGCTAAAACGCGTGAGCGAAGGTAAATTTGTTTATGAAAATGAGAGGTTTTTAAATCCGCTTGATTATATCTCGCTACCGCGAAACGAATATCTAAGGGATCCCGCAGACGTGATGCTGGGCAAAAAACTGAGCGTAGAAAAGCTAAAATTTGGCGCCGAGGGGCTATATTTAATAAACTTTGATGAATTTTTTAGTATCATTGAAATCAAAGACGAAACCGTAACATATAAACTAAATAAGGTCGAAAAATGCTAA